One genomic segment of Thermodesulfobacterium sp. TA1 includes these proteins:
- a CDS encoding alpha-D-ribose 1-methylphosphonate 5-phosphate C-P-lyase PhnJ, producing the protein MRLSYNFAFLDENTKREIRRSILKAISIPGYQVPFASRELPIAKGWGTGGLQITLSIIGPDDMLKVIDQGCDYSVNAVNIKKFIKAMTGVETTTDTTKATVIQTRHRIPEEPLRQDQILVLQVPYPEPLRLVEPSEEETRRMHEEKDYGKMYLYLYEDILRYGEITIGARYPVMVNKRYIMDPTPIPRWDVPRLNMADNLFLFGAGREKKIYAVPPYTTVEPLEFEDFKFRVEDFSGKACYKCGATDTFLDEIVEDGTVRRLYACSDTSYCEKRMEANKHAGSSKSF; encoded by the coding sequence ATGAGGCTTAGCTACAATTTTGCCTTTTTAGATGAAAACACCAAAAGGGAGATAAGGCGCTCCATTTTAAAAGCCATATCCATACCGGGCTATCAGGTTCCCTTTGCCTCAAGAGAGCTTCCCATAGCCAAAGGTTGGGGTACAGGAGGCCTTCAGATAACTCTGTCCATCATCGGTCCTGACGACATGCTGAAGGTCATAGACCAAGGATGTGATTACAGCGTAAACGCTGTAAACATAAAAAAGTTCATCAAGGCCATGACCGGAGTAGAAACAACCACGGACACCACAAAAGCCACCGTCATCCAGACCAGACACAGAATCCCGGAGGAACCTTTACGACAAGACCAAATCCTCGTTCTTCAGGTGCCCTATCCAGAGCCCCTAAGGCTTGTTGAGCCAAGCGAAGAGGAAACCAGAAGAATGCATGAGGAAAAGGACTATGGCAAAATGTATCTCTACCTTTATGAGGATATTCTAAGATACGGAGAGATAACCATAGGTGCTAGGTATCCGGTCATGGTAAACAAACGCTACATCATGGACCCAACTCCTATACCCAGGTGGGACGTGCCAAGGCTCAATATGGCAGACAACCTCTTCCTCTTTGGAGCAGGAAGAGAGAAGAAAATATACGCGGTACCCCCATACACAACAGTTGAACCTCTGGAGTTTGAAGACTTCAAATTCAGAGTGGAAGACTTCAGTGGCAAAGCTTGCTACAAGTGCGGTGCTACGGATACCTTCTTAGACGAGATAGTGGAAGACGGCACTGTAAGAAGACTGTATGCTTGCTCCGATACAAGCTACTGTGAAAAAAGAATGGAGGCTAACAAACATGCGGGTAGTTCTAAGAGTTTCTAA
- a CDS encoding phosphonate C-P lyase system protein PhnG, translating into MDLDFREVVVKMDQKSLNIFFKMLSMEEVKVKKGPQAGCLMIKAKDCFGVEFCLGEALVFEAEVEYKGIKGYGLVLAEEEEKAVAIAVLEAVFKSDEENLKKKLHRFLSKEKKKIEEAWEKERKLIAKTKVQFETMVKR; encoded by the coding sequence ATGGATTTGGACTTTAGAGAGGTGGTGGTTAAGATGGATCAGAAATCTTTGAATATTTTCTTTAAGATGCTTTCAATGGAAGAGGTCAAAGTAAAGAAAGGACCGCAGGCTGGATGTTTGATGATAAAGGCTAAGGATTGCTTTGGTGTAGAGTTCTGTTTGGGAGAAGCCTTGGTCTTTGAAGCAGAGGTAGAGTATAAGGGCATTAAGGGCTACGGTTTGGTTTTGGCAGAGGAGGAAGAGAAAGCTGTTGCGATAGCTGTCTTAGAAGCTGTTTTTAAATCGGATGAGGAAAATCTAAAGAAAAAACTCCACCGATTTTTAAGCAAGGAGAAAAAGAAGATTGAAGAAGCTTGGGAAAAGGAAAGAAAGCTTATAGCAAAGACTAAGGTTCAGTTTGAAACTATGGTAAAAAGGTGA
- a CDS encoding carbon-phosphorus lyase complex subunit PhnI — MGYVAVRGGEKAIEYACKLLEYQRLKGKSKLLSVDQIAEQLYFLVDRIMSEGSLYAPKIAALAIKQAAGDILEASFILRAIRNTLPSLGYSLPIKTEKIKIIRRISAAFKDIPGGQILGPTSDYCLRLFKFELLEEDEERRKKFIEELLGEIGDEDLPTEFPKLVEILRKEGLVVDAPSYQSTEFVDITKEAVSKFPPPRSAILQNMARGETGGLLLLGYSNMRGYGDIHPTVAELRVGYAPVSVLHPYTGEEIYVGEVKVTEVELVAKIESQDGMPKFSLGYGACFGHNETKAICMAVLDKAMQTQEPQHPSQDSEFVFYHVDSVDSMGFANHYKLPHYVTFQSDLDRLRKIQSQFAEVKR; from the coding sequence ATGGGTTATGTAGCGGTTAGAGGTGGTGAAAAAGCTATAGAATACGCTTGTAAGCTTTTGGAGTATCAGAGGTTGAAGGGAAAGTCAAAGCTACTGTCCGTTGATCAGATAGCTGAACAGCTTTACTTCCTGGTTGATAGAATTATGTCTGAGGGTTCCCTTTACGCTCCAAAGATAGCTGCTCTAGCCATCAAGCAGGCGGCGGGAGACATACTTGAGGCTTCCTTTATTCTCAGAGCCATCAGGAACACCCTTCCCAGCTTGGGATACTCCCTACCTATCAAAACGGAGAAGATTAAGATAATAAGAAGGATCTCTGCCGCCTTCAAAGACATCCCAGGAGGACAGATCTTAGGACCTACCTCAGACTACTGTCTTAGGCTCTTTAAGTTTGAGCTTCTAGAAGAAGATGAGGAAAGAAGAAAGAAATTTATAGAGGAGCTCTTAGGTGAGATAGGAGATGAAGACCTTCCTACTGAGTTTCCCAAGCTTGTTGAGATTCTTAGGAAAGAGGGGCTTGTTGTAGATGCACCCTCCTATCAATCTACGGAGTTTGTGGATATTACAAAGGAGGCGGTCAGCAAATTTCCTCCCCCAAGAAGCGCCATTCTACAGAACATGGCCAGAGGAGAAACAGGAGGACTTTTGCTTTTAGGCTACTCCAACATGAGAGGTTACGGAGACATACATCCTACCGTGGCAGAGCTGAGAGTAGGTTATGCACCAGTGAGCGTGCTTCATCCTTACACAGGAGAAGAGATTTATGTTGGAGAGGTGAAGGTGACAGAGGTAGAACTGGTAGCAAAGATAGAAAGCCAGGACGGTATGCCTAAGTTCTCCTTGGGATACGGTGCATGTTTTGGACATAACGAAACAAAGGCTATATGCATGGCTGTTTTAGACAAGGCTATGCAAACACAAGAACCACAGCATCCCTCCCAAGACAGCGAGTTTGTATTCTATCACGTAGATAGCGTTGATTCTATGGGCTTTGCCAATCACTACAAGCTTCCTCACTATGTTACCTTCCAATCCGATTTGGACAGGCTAAGAAAGATACAAAGCCAGTTTGCAGAGGTGAAAAGATGA
- the phnH gene encoding phosphonate C-P lyase system protein PhnH, whose protein sequence is MKGEVFYTQRVFRGLLKAISFPGTVQSLELSEDLYEFLGPKFWPLGAIALTLIDGQTSFCVVGPDSKVLEEKIVWLTKSKVLSMKEADFVIATEALHERLWDVKVGDLRNPEKAATVIYLVEEVQEGIHSGVVLRLSGPGVKGEKLVSLLGLPRQEFITLAQVNQLFPLGVDCFFVDKKGMLVSIPRSVKEEVL, encoded by the coding sequence ATGAAAGGAGAGGTATTTTACACTCAAAGAGTTTTTAGAGGTTTGCTAAAGGCGATTAGCTTTCCGGGAACAGTTCAGAGTCTTGAGTTGTCAGAGGACCTTTACGAATTTTTAGGTCCTAAGTTTTGGCCCTTAGGGGCCATAGCTCTTACGCTCATAGACGGGCAGACGAGCTTCTGTGTTGTAGGTCCAGACAGCAAAGTTTTAGAGGAAAAGATAGTCTGGCTAACTAAAAGTAAAGTTTTATCTATGAAAGAGGCCGATTTTGTAATAGCAACGGAGGCTTTGCATGAAAGACTTTGGGATGTCAAAGTAGGGGACCTTCGCAATCCAGAAAAGGCTGCTACTGTCATCTACCTGGTTGAAGAGGTGCAAGAGGGAATACACAGTGGGGTTGTTCTTAGACTATCCGGGCCGGGAGTTAAGGGGGAAAAACTTGTTAGCCTTTTGGGCCTGCCACGGCAGGAGTTCATAACTCTTGCCCAAGTGAATCAACTCTTTCCTCTGGGAGTAGACTGTTTTTTTGTCGATAAAAAGGGAATGTTAGTAAGCATTCCCAGGTCTGTGAAAGAGGAGGTGTTATGA